In one Cyclopterus lumpus isolate fCycLum1 chromosome 22, fCycLum1.pri, whole genome shotgun sequence genomic region, the following are encoded:
- the LOC117725124 gene encoding LOW QUALITY PROTEIN: peptidase M20 domain-containing protein 2-like (The sequence of the model RefSeq protein was modified relative to this genomic sequence to represent the inferred CDS: inserted 2 bases in 1 codon) encodes MGTPQQMKDAVQRCIDGHKDELHSLSRDIWSRPELAGNETHAHDRLVRFFSLDETWTVETHYRLPTAFRASWGPVGGGEGEPPVLNVCFLCEYDALPGIGHACGHNLIAEVGAAAALGLKAALEIQTELPQPVKIIVLGTPAEEAIGGKIDLIEAEAFADVDLVFMAHPAQQDVSFLSCVALDEVSVKYHGKASHASAYPWEGVNALDAAVLAYNNLSALRQQLKPEWRLHGIIKHGGEKPNIIPAYTELEFYLRTPRVKDLCDLKAKAEACFRAAAVATGCQVEIIYPSHGYCNILPNATLASLYENNGRALGIQFQEQSADFCGSTDFGNVSFTVPGIHPFFYICTDAFNHTEEYAEAAGAEEAQLFTLRTAKALAMTAVDVVXAALLWQVREDFSLAKLKQEK; translated from the exons ATGGGGACGCCGCAGCAGATGAAAGACGCAGTGCAGCGGTGCATCGACGGCCATAAAGACGAGCTGCACAGCTTAAGTCGGGACATCTGGAGCCGTCCTGAACTCGCCGGAAACGAGACACACGCGCACGACAGGCTGGTCCGCTTCTTCTCTCTGGACGAGACATGGACGGTCGAAACTCACTACAGATTACCGACCGCCTTCCGGGCCAGCTGGGGTCCGGTCGGTGGCGGGGAGGGAGAGCCTCCGGTGCTCAACGTGTGCTTCCTGTGCGAGTACGACGCGCTTCCGGGTATCGGGCACGCGTGCGGTCACAACCTGATAGCAGAGGTGGGAGCAGCCGCAGCTCTGGGGCTGAAAGCTGCTTTAGAGATCCAGACTGAACTCCCTCAACCAGTGAAG ATAATAGTTCTGGGAACTCCTGCAGAGGAAGCTATAGGAGGAAAGATTGACTTGATCGAGGCAGAAGCCTTCGCAGACGTCGACCTCGTCTTCATGGCTCACCCGGCTCAGCAAGACGTGTCATTCCTGTCCTGTGTCGCACTCGATGA GGTGTCAGTGAAGTACCACGGGAAGGCATCTCATGCCTCTGCATATCCTTGGGAGGGAGTGAACGCCCTGGATGCTGCTGTGCTGGCCTACAACAATCTCTCTGCACTCAGACAGCAGCTCAAGCCAGAGTGGAGGCTTCACG GTATCATCAAACACGGAGGGGAGAAGCCCAACATTATCCCTGCCTACACTGAATTAGAGTTTTATCTGCGCACTCCGCGGGTTAAGGATCTTTGTGACCTGAAGGCTAAAGCAGAGGCTTGCTTCAGGGCAGCTGCTGTTGCCACCGGCTGCCAA GTGGAGATAATCTACCCAAGCCACGGCTATTGTAACATTCTGCCTAATGCCACACTGGCAAGCCTGTATGAAAATAATGGAAGAGCTTTGGGGATTCAGTTTCAAGAGCAGTCCGCTGACTTCTGTG GTTCTACAGACTTTGGCAACGTATCATTCACAGTCCCCGGTATCCATCCTTTTTTCTACATCTGCACCGACGCGTTTAACCACACAGAGGAATACGCCGAAGCTGCAG GAGCTGAAGAGGCCCAGttgttcaccctgaggacagcCAAAGCCCTGGCTATGACAGCTGTAGATGTAGT TGCTGCTCTGCTCTGGCAAGTGAGGGAGGACTTCAGCCTGGCCAAGCTGAAGCAGGAGAAATAA